The following are encoded together in the Methylomonas methanica MC09 genome:
- the zigA gene encoding zinc metallochaperone GTPase ZigA: MISPLIQSLSGKLPVTVLSGFLGAGKTTLLKHILSNRENRRVAVIVNDMSEVNIDAALVKNEVQLNRGQEKLVEMSNGCICCTLREDLLIEVGNLAREGRFDYLVIESTGIAEPLPIAETFTFRDEQGVSLSDVAKLDTLVTVVDAVNFTQNYQEALSLKEAGEALGEDDERNVADLLIDQIEFANIILISKIDLIGSEEIVNLKAVLHSLNPDADIVPMVMGQVDLNKVLNTGLFEFEKAEQAPGWLKELRGEHTPETEEYGIASFVYSARRPFHPQRFYDYLHDGEWDNGTLLRSKGFFWLASRPEHAGNWSQAGGVMHHGLAGRWWASVPKEQWPAEYQTDIESQWAEPYGDCRQELVFIGQNLNVQKVHRELDACLLTDAELAAGPDAWRDYRDDFPQWFADG, translated from the coding sequence ATGATATCACCTTTAATTCAGTCCCTCTCCGGCAAACTGCCTGTCACCGTGCTGTCCGGTTTTCTCGGTGCAGGCAAAACCACGCTACTCAAGCATATTCTCAGCAACCGCGAGAATCGGCGTGTAGCTGTGATCGTCAACGATATGAGCGAAGTGAATATCGACGCCGCGCTGGTGAAAAACGAGGTGCAACTAAATCGTGGCCAGGAAAAACTGGTCGAAATGAGCAACGGGTGTATCTGCTGCACCCTACGCGAGGATTTGCTGATAGAAGTCGGCAATTTGGCCAGGGAAGGCCGCTTCGATTATCTGGTGATCGAATCCACCGGCATCGCCGAACCCTTGCCGATAGCCGAGACTTTTACTTTCCGTGACGAGCAAGGAGTCAGTCTTTCAGACGTAGCCAAGCTTGACACGCTAGTAACAGTGGTGGATGCAGTTAACTTTACGCAGAACTATCAAGAAGCGTTGAGCCTTAAAGAAGCCGGTGAAGCCCTTGGTGAAGACGACGAGCGTAATGTCGCCGATTTGCTGATCGACCAAATCGAATTCGCCAACATCATCTTGATTTCCAAGATCGATCTGATCGGCAGCGAGGAAATCGTCAATCTGAAAGCCGTGCTGCATAGCCTTAATCCCGATGCGGACATCGTGCCGATGGTGATGGGCCAAGTCGACTTGAATAAAGTTCTTAATACCGGCCTGTTCGAGTTCGAAAAAGCCGAACAAGCTCCCGGCTGGCTTAAGGAATTGCGCGGCGAACATACACCGGAGACAGAAGAATACGGCATCGCCAGCTTCGTTTACAGCGCCCGCCGGCCGTTTCATCCGCAACGCTTTTACGATTATTTGCATGACGGCGAATGGGACAACGGCACCCTGCTACGTTCCAAAGGTTTCTTCTGGCTAGCCTCCCGCCCGGAGCATGCCGGCAACTGGTCGCAGGCCGGCGGCGTCATGCATCACGGGCTGGCCGGGCGCTGGTGGGCGTCGGTACCCAAAGAGCAATGGCCGGCGGAATATCAAACAGACATCGAATCGCAATGGGCCGAGCCTTACGGCGACTGTCGTCAGGAGTTAGTGTTCATCGGTCAAAATCTAAATGTCCAAAAAGTGCACCGCGAACTCGACGCCTGTCTGCTGACCGATGCCGAATTGGCGGCCGGCCCGGACGCCTGGCGCGACTACCGGGACGACTTTCCGCAATGGTTTGCCGATGGTTAG
- a CDS encoding TonB-dependent receptor: MYKKIVFLAASGSLAWPPAQADELPLTELEPVIVTSPLQLKLSESAMPVTVLSDDELRMKTGHSIGDTLKNELGISSQSFGPGVGTPVIRGQAGPRVRVLSNGIGSNDVSAISPDHATSVEPLLAERIEVLRGPATLLYGSGAMGGVVNVIDNRIPDQMFDKLAGAALEQRFDSTSDETSTTMKVEGGQGNIAYHLDGFYRHRNNLDIGGSGIDTAKVAITDPSLEVVDNPRGYLNNTGAEAISGSAGLSWIDDFGFAGASVNNINNNYGIAPNGTGEEIVKIAMRQSKYDFKSELNHPFKFAKSIKTRLGYTDYEHTEIANGEPGAFFTNQSYEGRLEMNHQDIGPLRGVVGFQAQASDFNAIEKLSGNSIVPRSQINSYGVFALETFDAGPVTYQFGARVEQTGISPRDRASLSYTPVSASASALWKLDNRNSLNLAITRSSRAPNVQELLADGYHDATRSFERGSINLKQETSYNLDLGYRFKTDWLRAEFDLFHNWASDYISQQRNGEFVDEDGNPCVTDCVPVVISGQQDAIFKGYEAKLIAPLMENHYGLVELTLFSDYTRGQFVNGGDVPRMPPLRYGFQLDYNRDKLSSYLRLTRADDQPHAGDFETSTAGYFLLNVGVNYQLKAYQDAKLMVFAKGNNLLNENIRNSTSYLRNFAPEAGRGAEVGFRVSY; encoded by the coding sequence ATGTACAAAAAAATCGTTTTCTTAGCCGCATCCGGCAGTCTTGCCTGGCCCCCCGCCCAAGCAGACGAATTGCCGCTAACCGAGCTTGAACCGGTGATCGTCACATCCCCCTTGCAATTGAAGTTATCCGAAAGTGCTATGCCGGTGACGGTACTGAGCGACGACGAGTTGCGGATGAAAACCGGCCACAGCATCGGCGATACCCTAAAAAACGAGCTGGGCATCAGCAGCCAGTCGTTCGGACCCGGCGTGGGAACACCGGTGATTCGTGGTCAAGCGGGACCCAGGGTTCGGGTATTGAGCAACGGTATCGGCAGCAACGACGTGTCCGCCATCAGCCCCGACCACGCCACCAGCGTCGAACCGCTGCTGGCCGAACGTATCGAGGTACTGCGCGGCCCGGCTACCTTGCTATACGGCAGCGGTGCGATGGGCGGTGTCGTCAACGTCATCGACAATCGTATTCCAGACCAAATGTTCGACAAATTAGCCGGTGCGGCGCTGGAACAACGCTTCGACTCCACATCCGACGAAACCAGTACCACTATGAAAGTCGAAGGCGGCCAAGGCAACATTGCCTATCATTTGGACGGCTTTTACCGGCATCGCAATAATCTGGACATCGGCGGTAGCGGCATCGACACTGCCAAGGTGGCCATCACCGACCCATCGCTGGAGGTTGTCGATAATCCCAGGGGCTATCTTAACAACACCGGCGCCGAAGCCATCAGCGGCTCGGCCGGTTTGTCGTGGATCGACGATTTCGGTTTTGCCGGCGCTTCGGTCAACAACATCAACAATAACTACGGCATTGCCCCCAATGGCACCGGCGAAGAAATCGTGAAAATCGCAATGCGGCAAAGCAAATACGACTTCAAAAGCGAGCTGAATCATCCGTTTAAATTCGCCAAAAGTATCAAGACCCGGTTGGGCTATACAGACTATGAGCACACCGAAATCGCCAATGGCGAACCGGGGGCGTTTTTCACCAACCAATCCTATGAAGGCCGGCTGGAGATGAACCATCAGGACATTGGGCCACTGCGCGGTGTGGTGGGTTTTCAAGCGCAAGCCAGCGATTTCAACGCCATCGAAAAACTAAGCGGGAACAGTATCGTGCCGCGCTCACAAATTAACAGTTATGGGGTGTTTGCCCTGGAAACGTTCGATGCCGGGCCGGTGACTTATCAATTCGGCGCCCGCGTCGAGCAAACCGGCATTAGTCCGCGGGACAGAGCCAGTTTAAGCTATACGCCGGTCAGCGCCTCGGCCTCGGCATTATGGAAACTGGATAACCGTAATAGTCTTAACTTGGCGATCACCCGGTCTTCCCGGGCGCCGAATGTTCAGGAATTATTGGCCGACGGCTATCACGACGCCACCCGCAGCTTCGAGCGCGGTAGCATTAATCTGAAACAAGAAACCTCGTACAATTTAGATTTGGGCTATCGTTTCAAAACCGATTGGTTGCGCGCCGAGTTCGATCTGTTTCACAACTGGGCCAGCGATTATATTTCCCAGCAACGTAACGGCGAATTCGTCGACGAAGACGGCAACCCCTGTGTCACCGACTGCGTGCCGGTGGTAATTAGCGGCCAGCAAGATGCCATCTTCAAAGGCTACGAGGCTAAGCTAATCGCGCCGCTCATGGAAAACCACTACGGTTTGGTTGAACTAACCCTGTTCAGCGACTACACCCGAGGTCAATTCGTCAATGGCGGCGATGTACCGCGCATGCCGCCGTTACGCTACGGTTTCCAACTGGACTACAACCGGGACAAACTTTCCAGCTATCTGCGCTTGACCCGCGCAGACGACCAGCCGCATGCAGGGGATTTCGAAACCTCGACAGCCGGTTATTTTCTGCTCAACGTCGGTGTCAACTATCAACTCAAGGCCTATCAGGACGCCAAGTTAATGGTGTTCGCCAAAGGTAATAACTTGCTGAACGAAAACATCCGTAACTCGACGTCGTATTTGCGTAACTTTGCACCGGAAGCGGGTCGCGGAGCGGAAGTAGGCTTTAGAGTCAGTTATTAA
- a CDS encoding COR domain-containing protein, with protein MSEAALQRIAENKLTRNPQLDLSDLDLSHLPDPLADCVWLESLDISRNPELADLTPLAGLIQLQQFYCYDTQISDLTPLTGLIHLHQLYCSGTQISDLTPLAGLIQLQHLYCSGTQISDLTPLSGLIQLQHLYCFDTQISDLTPLAGLIQLQQLDCSKTQISDLTPLAGLTQLHKLTCFRTQISDLRSLAGLTQLQELDCLSTKIADLTPLIGLNNLNKLDVGFTEITDLWPLFGLIQNRIDVSWNSDEYYENDSVICIQDCPLVCPPAEIARDSPQAVRDYFEELGGDGERLNEVKVIFLGEASAGKTSLVKRLMNEAFDSQESQTHGIRIRQASFDMSDGEQVTAHLWDFGGQEVMHATHQFFLSQRSVYVLLLNSRNDDQAEKWLKHADSFGGRSPVLVVLNKIDENPSFEVERKSLTEKYPRITGFYRLSCADAEHLGFIEFREALRRQIEQADTRCTPFPRHWLAVKRHFVAMQKNYDYIESAEYRRVCQALGVTRRLSQDVLLQFLHDLGVLINFRDLQYFDTQILNPLWLTNGVYRIINSSIVAEQGGLLRERDFDAVINDPRYQSHNTSEREFIYPKDKLYYIVRVMQEFELCFPIGPSDFIVPQLLPANAPEFAPDGAMLRFVMHFPAFLPNSVFPRLMVKLHDFIRGNERWRTGMVLHKASVFDALARVRWDKEDQQLLIDICGNERRRLLSFIRETVKEIVADFTGLDFVERVPVPDCDGYKDYDELVEAEKARVTEIFVKELKRQIPIAGLLDGIEEAAMRDENRQLPVKAFVSYSHRDLAHLKSLRAHLSPLVRLQKLQLWDDRDIEAGDEWLPEILQQLEQTDIVLCLVSPDFVNSDFCYLQEFQAALDAHRRGEKSVVPIMLRKTDWQDLPLAAIQGAPDEWISSAADQDGAWCRVSERLRPVIEAARERKVRRLEAENVPARTRLGAG; from the coding sequence ATGTCTGAAGCAGCCTTGCAGCGCATTGCCGAAAATAAATTAACCCGAAATCCGCAACTGGATTTAAGTGATCTGGATTTATCCCATTTGCCGGACCCGCTTGCAGATTGTGTTTGGCTGGAATCATTGGATATAAGTCGCAATCCTGAGCTTGCCGACTTGACCCCGTTGGCGGGCTTGATCCAACTGCAGCAATTTTACTGCTACGACACCCAAATCAGCGATTTGACGCCGCTGACCGGTCTGATTCACCTACATCAACTATACTGCTCCGGGACCCAAATCAGCGATTTGACGCCGCTGGCGGGCTTGATCCAGCTGCAGCACCTTTACTGCTCCGGGACCCAAATCAGCGATTTGACGCCGCTGTCAGGCTTGATCCAGCTGCAGCACCTTTACTGCTTCGACACCCAAATCAGTGATTTGACGCCGTTGGCGGGTCTGATCCAGCTGCAGCAGCTTGACTGCTCCAAGACCCAAATCAGCGATTTGACGCCGTTGGCAGGCTTGACTCAACTGCATAAACTTACCTGTTTTCGCACCCAAATCAGCGATTTGAGGTCACTGGCAGGCTTGACCCAACTGCAGGAACTTGACTGCTTAAGTACCAAAATCGCTGATTTGACCCCTTTGATCGGCTTAAACAATTTGAATAAGCTGGATGTCGGTTTTACTGAAATTACCGATCTTTGGCCGCTTTTTGGCCTTATTCAAAATCGAATAGATGTATCTTGGAATTCTGACGAATATTATGAGAATGATTCTGTCATTTGTATCCAAGATTGTCCGCTAGTCTGCCCGCCAGCTGAAATCGCCCGCGACTCGCCGCAAGCGGTGCGCGATTATTTTGAGGAATTGGGCGGCGACGGCGAACGGCTGAATGAAGTCAAAGTGATCTTTCTCGGTGAGGCCTCTGCCGGCAAAACCTCGTTGGTGAAACGGCTGATGAACGAGGCTTTCGATAGTCAGGAAAGCCAGACCCACGGCATCCGCATTCGCCAGGCCAGCTTTGACATGAGCGATGGCGAGCAGGTTACCGCGCATTTATGGGATTTCGGCGGTCAGGAAGTGATGCACGCCACACATCAATTTTTTCTGTCGCAGCGTAGCGTGTATGTGTTGTTGCTGAACAGCCGCAACGACGATCAGGCAGAAAAATGGCTGAAGCACGCCGACAGTTTCGGCGGCCGCTCGCCGGTATTGGTGGTATTGAACAAGATCGACGAAAACCCGTCGTTCGAGGTTGAGCGTAAAAGCCTTACAGAAAAATATCCTCGGATTACCGGGTTTTACCGGCTGTCTTGCGCCGACGCCGAGCATCTGGGGTTTATCGAATTTCGCGAGGCCTTACGCCGGCAAATCGAGCAAGCCGACACCCGGTGCACGCCGTTTCCAAGACACTGGCTGGCGGTCAAACGGCACTTTGTGGCGATGCAGAAAAACTACGACTATATCGAATCCGCCGAATATCGCCGGGTGTGCCAGGCATTGGGTGTGACCCGGCGGCTAAGTCAGGATGTGCTGTTGCAGTTTCTGCACGACTTGGGGGTGTTGATCAATTTCAGAGACCTGCAGTATTTCGATACCCAAATCCTCAATCCGCTGTGGCTGACCAACGGTGTCTATCGCATCATCAACTCAAGTATCGTCGCCGAACAAGGCGGCTTGTTACGCGAACGGGATTTCGACGCGGTGATCAACGATCCGCGCTACCAAAGCCATAACACCAGTGAGCGCGAATTTATATATCCCAAAGATAAACTGTATTACATCGTGCGGGTAATGCAGGAGTTTGAACTGTGCTTTCCTATCGGCCCCAGCGATTTTATCGTGCCGCAATTATTGCCGGCCAACGCGCCGGAATTTGCGCCCGACGGCGCCATGCTGCGCTTTGTGATGCATTTCCCGGCATTTTTACCCAATAGCGTATTCCCGAGGCTGATGGTAAAGCTGCATGACTTCATACGCGGTAATGAACGCTGGCGCACTGGTATGGTGTTGCATAAAGCGTCGGTATTCGATGCCTTGGCCAGGGTGCGTTGGGACAAGGAGGATCAGCAATTATTGATCGATATTTGCGGCAACGAGCGGCGGCGCTTGCTGAGCTTTATCCGGGAAACGGTCAAGGAAATCGTCGCCGATTTTACTGGGCTGGATTTTGTCGAACGGGTACCGGTACCGGATTGCGATGGTTATAAGGATTACGACGAGTTGGTCGAAGCAGAGAAAGCCCGTGTGACTGAAATTTTTGTTAAAGAACTTAAAAGGCAAATTCCCATTGCCGGTTTATTGGACGGCATAGAGGAAGCCGCAATGCGCGACGAAAATCGGCAGCTGCCGGTCAAGGCTTTTGTCTCGTATTCGCATCGAGATTTGGCGCATTTGAAATCGCTGCGAGCCCATTTGTCGCCATTGGTCCGATTGCAAAAACTACAGCTTTGGGACGACCGCGACATCGAGGCTGGCGACGAATGGCTGCCGGAGATTTTGCAGCAACTGGAGCAAACGGACATTGTGTTGTGTCTGGTTAGCCCGGACTTCGTCAATTCCGATTTTTGTTACCTGCAGGAATTTCAGGCAGCACTGGACGCGCATCGGCGCGGCGAAAAGTCTGTCGTGCCGATCATGTTACGCAAGACCGACTGGCAAGACTTGCCGTTGGCGGCAATTCAAGGCGCCCCAGACGAATGGATTAGCTCCGCCGCCGACCAGGATGGTGCTTGGTGCCGGGTTTCGGAGCGTCTGCGGCCTGTCATCGAAGCCGCCAGAGAGCGAAAAGTTCGTAGATTAGAGGCAGAAAATGTTCCGGCGCGGACGAGATTAGGTGCTGGGTAG
- a CDS encoding dockerin type I repeat-containing protein: MPSFISPSSVFFNKTALSARQTTLVLAMLLGLSAPARAVHLDVEIWGDGDSMAAGFCRTPGAVGCDLAQLAADLMLPPNTLPIEGSSGQIVFLSDFRDFSGGPNKTPNPGFQAVQNMLNPGELVRYHAIGTLRYWDSAVRAWADAPANVRIKLAGGIDPATVITDYHQCGGQLFCFAPGAGSQESFTFFTGAGIGGKAEMIVDAANNQGSLHTHLNFFLENAIGVAGGPVGAYRVELQVLSNQRHNASEPFYVLFNAGLSAADYSAALLDMVDSLPPPPPPQLLPVADAGADRVVRLNGTVVLDGSASSDPQPGPNPLGYDWRQTQGPAVTLVGATTATPRFIPLQAGNYTFKLTVHDGANPGYDEVTFSVPALGDVDLDGDIDRIDIALILGAASKTPQAAANDVRDLDGNGLINVQDGKLAQARCSLRLCYPVRR, translated from the coding sequence ATGCCAAGTTTCATTTCGCCATCTTCGGTATTTTTCAATAAAACCGCGCTGTCGGCGCGTCAAACGACGTTGGTGCTGGCAATGCTGCTCGGATTGTCGGCGCCGGCACGGGCCGTGCATCTGGACGTGGAAATCTGGGGCGACGGCGACAGCATGGCCGCCGGTTTCTGCCGCACGCCGGGGGCGGTCGGCTGCGATTTGGCGCAATTGGCCGCCGATTTGATGCTACCGCCGAACACGCTGCCGATCGAAGGTTCCAGCGGCCAAATAGTGTTTTTGAGCGATTTTCGCGATTTTTCCGGCGGCCCGAATAAAACGCCGAATCCCGGTTTTCAAGCGGTTCAGAACATGTTAAATCCGGGCGAGCTAGTGCGTTACCACGCTATCGGCACGTTGCGTTACTGGGACAGTGCCGTCCGAGCCTGGGCCGATGCGCCCGCTAACGTACGCATCAAATTGGCCGGCGGCATCGATCCCGCTACGGTGATTACCGACTACCACCAATGCGGCGGCCAACTGTTTTGCTTCGCGCCGGGCGCGGGCAGCCAGGAAAGCTTCACGTTCTTCACCGGCGCGGGCATCGGCGGCAAAGCCGAGATGATCGTCGATGCCGCAAACAACCAGGGCAGCCTGCATACCCATTTGAACTTCTTCCTGGAAAACGCGATCGGCGTCGCCGGCGGCCCGGTCGGTGCCTACCGGGTCGAGTTGCAAGTGCTGTCCAACCAACGCCACAATGCCTCCGAGCCTTTTTACGTGCTATTCAACGCCGGCCTTAGCGCCGCCGATTATTCCGCCGCGCTGCTGGATATGGTCGATAGCTTGCCGCCGCCCCCGCCGCCGCAATTGTTACCGGTAGCCGATGCCGGCGCCGACCGGGTGGTCAGGCTTAACGGCACTGTGGTTTTGGACGGCAGCGCTAGCAGCGACCCGCAACCCGGGCCGAATCCGCTAGGCTACGATTGGCGGCAAACCCAAGGCCCCGCAGTAACTTTGGTTGGCGCGACAACCGCGACGCCGCGTTTTATTCCGCTGCAAGCCGGCAATTACACCTTCAAACTGACGGTACATGATGGTGCCAATCCAGGCTACGACGAAGTCACCTTCAGCGTACCGGCCTTGGGCGACGTCGACCTGGACGGCGATATCGACCGCATCGACATCGCTTTGATTTTAGGGGCGGCCAGTAAAACGCCGCAAGCCGCCGCCAACGACGTGCGCGATCTGGACGGCAACGGCCTGATCAACGTCCAAGACGGCAAACTGGCGCAAGCGCGGTGTAGTCTGCGACTTTGTTATCCAGTCCGCCGCTGA
- a CDS encoding ZIP family metal transporter produces the protein MTIDLTSVAGTIAACLAVSLCSLSSATALRLKPETLKWLVPNLVALAVGMLLGDAFIHLSPDAIQRHGAVSAVCLTVLLGMFVFFVLEKGVRWRHDHNLDSRPTADHILPLAKMNLFGDAMHNFVDGILIAGSFLADPIMGVTTTLAIVAHEIPQELGDVGALPRGGFIYIAASDPIPELHERSNLPHLGGQSAAFASGIVFMQFIVFFEQALLAA, from the coding sequence ATGACGATTGACTTAACGTCCGTAGCCGGCACCATCGCAGCCTGTCTCGCCGTCAGCTTGTGCTCGCTGTCGAGTGCGACTGCGCTCCGACTGAAACCCGAGACTTTAAAATGGCTGGTACCCAATCTGGTGGCCCTGGCTGTCGGCATGCTGTTGGGCGATGCCTTCATTCATCTGAGTCCAGACGCCATTCAACGCCATGGCGCGGTCAGCGCGGTCTGCCTGACGGTGCTGCTCGGCATGTTTGTTTTTTTCGTGCTGGAAAAAGGCGTGCGCTGGCGACACGACCATAACCTCGACAGCCGGCCAACGGCCGATCACATTTTGCCCCTGGCGAAAATGAATCTGTTCGGCGATGCCATGCACAACTTTGTCGACGGCATCCTGATTGCCGGAAGCTTTCTGGCGGACCCGATCATGGGAGTCACCACCACGCTGGCCATTGTCGCCCACGAAATTCCGCAAGAACTCGGCGACGTGGGCGCGTTGCCGCGCGGCGGCTTTATTTACATCGCCGCCTCCGACCCGATCCCTGAATTGCACGAACGCTCCAACCTACCCCATCTCGGCGGTCAAAGCGCGGCTTTTGCCTCCGGCATAGTCTTCATGCAATTCATCGTTTTTTTCGAACAAGCCTTACTGGCTGCCTAA
- a CDS encoding TonB-dependent receptor encodes MKSFALLIWLAVGTSNSLQAAEIDSPNSASDVPAAFETELEMVEVTADAPAQRITPSFSTIKGDELKLQQADNLGQTLQNQMGVSNASFGPGVGLPVIRGLTGSRVRIMQDGIGSHDASFLSPDHASAIDPLFAEQIEIARGADTIRYGGNAIGGTVNVKENRIPERVPDRLLQGALEQRFDTNADGTHAGFKLHLGRDRIAFKIGGFHRNRNDTEIPGEAINADAVREQYGLNDILNARGTIPNTDSESVGGFIGASWLGDNAMAGMSVGHLNNRYGIPKSSHGVDPNNLDGLELILPEIDPALLEQFADILSPEALNPDIRIDMRQTRYDFKGEWYTPLPGIEKLAFRYGLVDYIHTELEGQLPFTTFNNQVGEGRFEIEHKLFESWSGTLGAQWQDRNFSALGVETFVPPTNGDTLGLFTVQKLAAGQWQFELGLRTERSRIDPTASHLAFPAPPGQTSIYPPVALPDALQFRADSVSLAASWQVSTEATLSLSLSRAKRSPDIQELLALGPHLSTRSFEVGNVRLSNETANMADLGLDWHSERLAAKINAYANRTENYIYQKRQPEAFYNYHEAQFYPACVNLVECLPIYAYSQRDALFLGYEAEAQTTLADTRFGQLKLTLFSDFVRGRFADDDVPRLPPLRLGAEIGFGDRQWNAALRYTRGQAQNRPGNDETATPGYHLLSASADFHWRGLEPLDLWLFAKANNLLNQEIRSSVSLLRNFAPEPGRSVVLGFRATF; translated from the coding sequence ATGAAATCGTTTGCCTTATTGATTTGGTTGGCGGTTGGCACATCGAATTCGTTGCAGGCCGCGGAAATAGATTCGCCGAATTCCGCATCCGACGTGCCGGCGGCGTTTGAAACGGAATTGGAAATGGTAGAAGTCACCGCGGATGCACCTGCGCAGCGCATCACGCCAAGCTTTAGCACCATCAAAGGCGACGAATTAAAGCTACAGCAGGCGGACAACCTGGGCCAAACGCTGCAAAACCAAATGGGTGTGTCCAATGCCTCGTTCGGCCCCGGCGTCGGCCTGCCGGTGATTCGCGGTCTCACCGGGTCGCGGGTCCGCATCATGCAGGACGGCATCGGCAGCCATGACGCCTCATTCCTTAGTCCGGACCATGCCAGCGCCATCGACCCGTTGTTCGCCGAGCAAATCGAAATCGCCCGCGGTGCCGACACGATCCGCTACGGCGGCAATGCCATCGGCGGCACGGTCAACGTCAAGGAAAACCGCATCCCCGAACGCGTGCCGGACCGCTTGCTGCAAGGCGCGCTGGAACAGCGTTTCGACACCAATGCAGACGGCACCCATGCCGGCTTCAAGCTGCATCTGGGGCGGGACCGGATAGCCTTTAAAATCGGCGGGTTTCACCGCAACCGCAACGATACCGAAATTCCCGGCGAGGCGATCAACGCCGATGCAGTGCGCGAACAGTACGGGCTTAATGACATTCTCAACGCGCGCGGCACGATTCCGAATACCGATAGCGAAAGCGTTGGCGGTTTTATAGGCGCATCCTGGCTAGGGGATAACGCCATGGCCGGGATGTCGGTCGGTCATCTCAACAATCGTTACGGCATTCCCAAAAGCAGCCATGGCGTTGATCCCAATAATTTGGACGGACTGGAACTGATTCTGCCGGAAATAGACCCGGCACTGTTAGAGCAGTTCGCCGACATTCTAAGTCCGGAAGCGTTGAATCCGGATATCCGCATCGACATGCGCCAAACCCGCTACGACTTTAAAGGCGAATGGTATACGCCATTGCCCGGTATCGAAAAACTGGCGTTCCGCTACGGTCTGGTCGATTACATCCACACCGAACTGGAAGGTCAATTACCGTTCACCACTTTTAACAATCAGGTCGGCGAAGGCCGCTTCGAAATCGAACATAAGCTGTTCGAGTCCTGGAGCGGCACGCTTGGCGCGCAATGGCAGGACCGAAATTTTTCGGCACTCGGCGTGGAGACATTCGTCCCGCCCACTAACGGCGACACGCTGGGTTTGTTTACCGTGCAAAAACTGGCTGCCGGCCAATGGCAGTTCGAACTGGGCCTGCGCACCGAACGCAGCCGTATCGACCCCACCGCCTCGCATTTGGCCTTTCCCGCACCGCCTGGGCAAACTTCGATTTATCCGCCGGTCGCCTTGCCCGACGCGTTGCAATTCCGTGCCGATTCGGTGTCGCTGGCCGCCAGTTGGCAAGTCTCGACGGAGGCCACGTTGAGCCTGTCGCTAAGCCGGGCCAAACGTTCACCGGATATTCAGGAATTGCTAGCCCTGGGGCCGCACCTGTCGACGCGCAGTTTCGAAGTCGGCAATGTGCGTCTGAGCAACGAAACCGCGAATATGGCCGACCTGGGCCTGGATTGGCATAGCGAGCGGCTGGCGGCGAAAATCAACGCCTACGCCAACCGGACCGAGAACTACATCTATCAAAAACGCCAACCCGAAGCTTTCTACAATTACCACGAAGCGCAGTTCTACCCGGCTTGCGTCAACCTGGTCGAGTGCCTGCCGATATACGCCTACAGCCAGCGCGACGCTTTATTCCTGGGTTACGAAGCGGAAGCGCAGACCACTTTAGCTGACACCCGCTTCGGCCAACTGAAACTGACCCTGTTCTCCGATTTCGTGCGCGGCCGCTTTGCCGACGACGATGTGCCGCGCCTGCCGCCGTTACGCTTGGGCGCGGAAATCGGCTTCGGCGACCGGCAGTGGAATGCCGCATTACGCTATACCCGCGGCCAAGCACAAAACCGCCCCGGCAACGACGAAACCGCCACGCCCGGCTACCACTTGCTCAGCGCATCCGCCGATTTCCATTGGCGCGGCCTGGAACCGCTGGACCTGTGGCTGTTTGCGAAAGCCAACAATCTGCTCAACCAAGAAATCCGCAGCTCGGTGTCGTTATTACGCAATTTCGCCCCGGAACCGGGCCGCAGCGTGGTTTTGGGTTTCCGCGCCACGTTCTAG
- a CDS encoding DUF1826 domain-containing protein has protein sequence MFARVPFRQQSQVSPVPAGEFRPLFNRLASKTIVSNNFADLSRIYEDGVNLCLIERPFPAAIEQFVYRALENAGGVEISQAVDPLNFDFGKLWPRAAQVPAYQDWLADVEMLVSAFCELFGRREAGLRLRTLDKAMCPRFHVDRVPARMICSYGGIGTEWLPEYALDRAKLGVGGRGLPDAESGLIADPTAIRQMPAYAVGLMKGENWEGNEGHGLVHRSPQPTAVQSRRLIMTLDVV, from the coding sequence ATGTTCGCTCGCGTTCCATTTCGTCAACAAAGTCAGGTATCGCCCGTCCCGGCCGGTGAATTTCGACCGCTATTCAACCGACTGGCCAGCAAGACCATCGTATCCAATAACTTCGCCGATTTATCGCGTATTTATGAAGACGGCGTCAATTTGTGCCTGATCGAACGGCCGTTTCCCGCCGCCATAGAGCAATTCGTTTACCGGGCTTTAGAAAATGCCGGCGGAGTCGAGATTAGCCAAGCGGTCGATCCGCTGAATTTCGACTTCGGCAAGTTATGGCCGCGAGCCGCTCAGGTCCCTGCTTATCAAGACTGGTTGGCGGATGTAGAGATGTTGGTTTCGGCGTTCTGCGAACTGTTCGGTCGGCGCGAAGCCGGATTGCGCCTCCGCACATTGGATAAAGCCATGTGTCCGCGTTTTCACGTCGACCGGGTACCGGCTCGAATGATCTGCAGTTACGGCGGCATCGGTACCGAATGGCTGCCCGAATATGCGCTGGATCGCGCCAAATTGGGCGTGGGTGGCCGCGGCTTACCCGATGCCGAATCCGGGCTGATTGCCGATCCTACCGCGATACGGCAAATGCCCGCTTACGCGGTGGGCCTGATGAAAGGCGAGAACTGGGAAGGCAATGAAGGACATGGCTTGGTACATCGCTCGCCGCAACCAACCGCCGTGCAGTCACGCAGGCTAATAATGACGCTGGACGTCGTTTAA